In the genome of Colwellia sp. PAMC 21821, the window AAATGGCATTATAAATACTTTGATCAAGACCTTGAGTTTTATTCGGTACTTTCTACGCCACGTGACCAATACGAAAACCAAGATGGTACTTCAGCAGAGAAAGGTGAAAACTACCTGCTAGAAGTTGACCGTCCTTTAGTTATTCCAACCAATAAAAAAGTACGTTTTGTTATTACCTCTGATGATGTTATCCATGCTTGGTGGGTTCCAGCATTTGCTGTAAAACAAGATGCTAACCCTGGTTTTATTAACGAAGCTTGGACTAAGGTAGATGACCCTGGTGTTTATCGCGGCCAATGTGCTGAGCTATGTGGTAAAGATCATGGTTTTATGCCGATAGTTGTCGAAGTGAAATCTGAAGCTGATTACGCCATTTGGCTTAATGAACAGAAAGAGTTGAAGGCTAACGCGGCAGCTGCAGAAGCGGCATCGTTAAATGCTTCAGTTCCTTTAGAAGAATTGATGCAACTAGGTGAAACAACTTACACCGCATATTGTGCAGCGTGTCACCAAGTTAGTGGCCAAGGCTTACCACCAGCATTTCCAGCGCTTAAAGGTAGTGCTGTTGCGACAACAGGTCCTGCTAGCGAGCACATAGATATTGTTTTCAATGGTAAAGCTGGCACCGGCATGCAAGGTTATGGCAAGCAACTGAGCTTAAAAGAAATCGCAGCTGTTGTGACTTATGAGCGTAATGCTTGGGGTAATAATACCGGTGAAGCTGTTCAAGCTGCCGATGTTCAAGCAGCTTCTGGTAGTGCAGCGGCAGGTATTATAGATACTGTTGAAGCAGCGGTTGAAAATGTTACTGAGACAGTTACAGAAGTTGTGGCTGATATTATCCCTGCAGAAGATTTATCAAAGGTTTATAGCCAAGATGAATTGATGACGATGGGTGAAGAAGTCTACATGACTGCTTGTGCTGCTTGTCATCAAGCAAGTGGTGAAGGCATGGCACCAGTATTCCCTGGGCTTAAAGGTAGTGCTATTGCCACAGGTGATGTTGCAGTGCATTTGGATATGGTGCTTAACGGTAGCAAGAAAAATCCAGCGATGGCGGCTTTTGCTAGCCAATTAACTAAAACGCAAATTGCTGCGGTTGTCACTTACGAGCGTAATGCTTGGGGTAACAACACCGGTGATTTAGTCCAGCCAGCAGATGTTGCTGCTAGCGCGAAGTAGGGAGGCGTTAAAATGACTACAGATGTAATTAATGATCAATCCGAACATGATTCACATGACGGTGAGCACCATGATCATAAAATGACCGGCCTGAAACGCTGGTTATATACTACTAACCACAAAGACATCGGTTCGATGTACTTATGGTTCTCATTTATCATGTTTTTAACTGGTGGCGTTATGGCGCTGGTTATTCGTGCTGAGTTATTTCAGCCAGGATTACAGATAGTTGAGCCTGACTTCTTTAACCAAATGACCACCGTTCATGGTCTTATTATGGTCTTCGGCGCGATCATGCCGGCCTTTACTGGCTTGGCTAACTGGATGCTACCTATGATGGTAGGTGCGCCAGATATGGCATTGCCACGATTGAATAACTGGAGCTTTTGGATTCTACCCTTTGCTTTTGCTATTTTATTGTCGACTTTCTTTTTAGAAAGTGGCGCGCCAAACTTTGGTTGGACCTTCTACGCACCATTATCAACAACTTACAGTAACGGCAGCACAGCGTTCTTCGTTTTTGCGGTACATATTATGGGGATTTCCTCAATTATGGGCGCAATAAACATTGTTGTAACCATTATGAATATGCGTGCTCCAGGTATGACTTACATGAAAATGCCATTGTTTGTATGGACATTTTTCATCACGGCGTACTTGTTAATAGCGGTAATGCCGGTGCTCGCGGGTACCGTCACTATGGTGTTAACCGATACCTATTTTGGCACCAGTTTCTTTGATGCCGCCGGTGGTGGTGACCCTGTAATGTTCCAGCATATTTTCTGGTTCTTTGGTCATCCTGAAGTTTACATCATGATCTTGCCTGCATTTGGTATTGTGTCTACTACCATTCCAGCATTTTCACGTAAACCTCTCTTTGGTTACAGTTCAATGGTTTACGCAACTGCATCAATTGCATTTTTGTCGTTCATCGTTTGGGCGCATCACATGTTTACCACGGGTATGCCGCTCTTTGGCGAATTATTCTTTATGTATTGCACCATGTTAATTGCGGTGCCAACAGGCGTTAAAGTCTTTAACTGGGCAGCGACCATGTGGCGCGGTTCAATTAGCTTTGAAACGCCAATGTTGTTCTCTATTGCTTTCGTGATTTTGTTCACTATTGGTGGTTTCTCTGGCTTGATGCTAGCGATGACTCCGGTTGATTTTCAATATCATGATACTTACTTTGTTGTTGCTCATTTCCACTATGTATTGGTTACTGGCGCGCTATTTTCTATTTTTGCTGGCGCTTATTACTGGTTACCGAAATGGACGGGTTACATGTACAACGATACGTTAAGTAAGTGGCATTTTTGGTGTTCACTTATCTCAGTAAACTTATTGTTTTTCCCAATGCACTTTTTAGGTTTAGCAGGTATG includes:
- the coxB gene encoding cytochrome c oxidase subunit II, coding for MSLNLTKGVTEVSRDVYDLHMLVLYICTAIGVVVFGAMFWSMVFHRKSKGFKPATFHESTKVEILWTAIPVVILIAMAVPATTTLIDMENNDDADITIQVTGSQWKWHYKYFDQDLEFYSVLSTPRDQYENQDGTSAEKGENYLLEVDRPLVIPTNKKVRFVITSDDVIHAWWVPAFAVKQDANPGFINEAWTKVDDPGVYRGQCAELCGKDHGFMPIVVEVKSEADYAIWLNEQKELKANAAAAEAASLNASVPLEELMQLGETTYTAYCAACHQVSGQGLPPAFPALKGSAVATTGPASEHIDIVFNGKAGTGMQGYGKQLSLKEIAAVVTYERNAWGNNTGEAVQAADVQAASGSAAAGIIDTVEAAVENVTETVTEVVADIIPAEDLSKVYSQDELMTMGEEVYMTACAACHQASGEGMAPVFPGLKGSAIATGDVAVHLDMVLNGSKKNPAMAAFASQLTKTQIAAVVTYERNAWGNNTGDLVQPADVAASAK
- the ctaD gene encoding cytochrome c oxidase subunit I, producing MTGLKRWLYTTNHKDIGSMYLWFSFIMFLTGGVMALVIRAELFQPGLQIVEPDFFNQMTTVHGLIMVFGAIMPAFTGLANWMLPMMVGAPDMALPRLNNWSFWILPFAFAILLSTFFLESGAPNFGWTFYAPLSTTYSNGSTAFFVFAVHIMGISSIMGAINIVVTIMNMRAPGMTYMKMPLFVWTFFITAYLLIAVMPVLAGTVTMVLTDTYFGTSFFDAAGGGDPVMFQHIFWFFGHPEVYIMILPAFGIVSTTIPAFSRKPLFGYSSMVYATASIAFLSFIVWAHHMFTTGMPLFGELFFMYCTMLIAVPTGVKVFNWAATMWRGSISFETPMLFSIAFVILFTIGGFSGLMLAMTPVDFQYHDTYFVVAHFHYVLVTGALFSIFAGAYYWLPKWTGYMYNDTLSKWHFWCSLISVNLLFFPMHFLGLAGMPRRIPDYALQFADFNKWVSIGGFAFGISQLIFLVLVIKCIKGGEKAPAKPWDGAEGLEWTVPSPAPYHTFETPPKID